A window from Drosophila nasuta strain 15112-1781.00 chromosome 3, ASM2355853v1, whole genome shotgun sequence encodes these proteins:
- the LOC132791250 gene encoding putative mediator of RNA polymerase II transcription subunit 12, which produces MPRLRLRLLAWMPLLLLVTGSAAQAHFEDAEKANDYTDQQFDLRHTIPGEPGIDYPILSEVPKTSFVCKGRHEGYYADVESRCQAFRICAHTARTPQGFGFLCPNGTVFSQQKFVCDWYRNVDCDLSERYYDMNLDHSVGNTQQMMERVRQMMEYPTMTITKALQQQQQQQAPRNTHQTLSKDLSSVSGVLTQPAAINNGKPVLRGEDIKSEPLPAPTPAAVAPHDDDDIYVNSLGELSSDPGIQFDHTNAHIIAEYPREYHFQKQKNFAERVNAGLEELEDIPAGSQEQMAPEYIKQIRNTKDEATQLDLVSNINNLLEEVSTDLDPSVSGYQSMSPQKVKQPFRFLSRGFATQNNEKDAGKGKSHSAYVYNRPKQTPGTVRFTNFKSSQPQRGSATSSIQEQQQQRQQQQQLRQQQRNKPATPSVASNSNSNNYNYAKPAAAAAPAIASLTIPQRPVSLQQQQQQHQHQQQQLPQVLLPTQPSIVIARAEGQRIAPNSPSNIINSLVNQPQPKGTPTSYVALSDFLNTKFGNSNTEGATTMQQQHVQHHQQQQQLRQPVKHQHQQQQQHQQQQQQQHQQQQQQHQQQQLNYITQQYQQRHQQPVPQSQQPQPQQQLQHQQRYQQQQHFHVQQPQQQQITYQTQYQRPYQQQQPQLPQPQQQQQHFQQQQVQRPSIQSNQQPYLTPNIFVPYQQQQQHLPLFPPLAAAAAGKSSHLTATRGQQQADHLNVLLPALPNGLIPAPTLQVAQKRSDLKVSELQLTSSNKESNNNKDMDQGQEIAFYSGRTSYQVPQSSVGRLPNDVTHLRRLRQRRY; this is translated from the exons ATGCcccgattacgattacgattgcTGGCGTGgatgccgctgctgttgctcgttACAGGAAGTGCTGCACAGGCCCACTTTGAGGATGCGGAGAAAGCGAATGACTACACGGATCAACAGTTCGATCTGCGTCACACGATTCCCGGCGAACCAGGCATCGATTATCCCATACTGAGTGAGGTGCCCAAGACGAGTTTTGTGTGCAAGGGAAGACATGAAG gTTACTATGCGGATGTGGAGAGTCGTTGCCAGGCATTCCGCATCTGCGCCCACACCGCACGCACCCCGCAAGGCTTCGGTTTCCTCTGCCCCAATGGCACAGTATTTAGTCAGCAGAAGTTCGTCTGCGACTGGTATCGCAATGTGGATTGTGATTTGTCGGAGCGTTACTACGATATGAATCTCGATCACAGCGTGGGCAACACCCAGCAGATGATGGAACGTGTGCGTCAGATGATGGAGTACCCCACCATGACCATAACGAAGgctttgcagcagcagcagcagcagcaggcgccAAGGAACACACATCAAACGTTGAGCAAGGATCTGAGCAGCGTGAGTGGCGTTCTCACCCAACCAGCTGCCATTAACAATGGCAAGCCGGTGTTGCGTGGCGAGGACATCAAGAGCGAACCTCTGCCGGCtccaacaccagcagcagttgcGCCgcacgatgacgatgacatcTATGTGAATAGCCTGGGCGAACTCTCCTCGGATCCGGGCATTCAGTTCGATCACACTAATGCGCACATCATTGCCGAGTATCCACGTGAGTATCACttccaaaagcaaaagaactTTGCCGAGCGTGTCAATGCAGGCTTAGAGGAGCTCGAGGACATACCAGCTGGCTCCCAGGAGCAAATGGCGCCCGAGTACATCAAGCAGATACGCAACACCAAGGACGAGGCCACACAACTTGATCTGGTATCGAATATCAACAATCTGCTGGAGGAAGTCTCCACGGACTTGGATCCCAGCGTGTCGGGTTATCAGTCGATGAGTCCGCAGAAGGTGAAGCAACCATTTAGGTTCCTCAGTCGTGGCTTTGCCACGCAAAACAACGAAAAGGATGCGGGAAAAGGAAAGTCACACTCAGCCTATGTGTATAACAGACCCAAACAGACGCCGGGCACAGTCAGATTTACG AACTTTAAGAGCAGTCAGCCACAGCGAGGCAGCGCCACTAGCAGCAtccaggagcagcagcaacagcgccaacagcagcagcaattgcgcCAACAGCAACGTAACAAGCCAGCAACACCAAGTGttgcaagcaacagcaacagcaacaactacaactatgCCAAgccggcggcagcagcagcaccag CGATTGCTAGTCTGACCATACCACAACGACCAGTTTctctacaacagcaacagcagcaacatcagcatcaacagcaacaactgccgCAAGTCTTGTTGCCCACGCAGCCAAGCATTGTGATTGCTCGCGCCGAGGGACAACGCATTGCTCCAAACTCTCCAAGCAACATTATCAATTCTCTCGTCAATCAACCTCAACCAAAAGGCACACCAACCTCTTATGTGGCACTAAGCGATTTCTTGAACACTAAatttggcaacagcaacaccgaAGGTGCGACAACtatgcagcaacagcatgtgcaacatcatcagcaacaacagcagctgcgtCAGCCAGTtaaacatcaacatcaacaacaacagcaacaccagcagcagcagcagcaacaacatcaacaacagcagcaacagcatcaacagcaacagttgaaCTACATAACGCAACAATATCAACAGCGCCATCAGCAGCCAGTGCCACAATCACAACAAccgcaaccacagcaacaactgcaacaccaacagcgctatcaacaacagcaacatttccacgtgcagcaaccacaacagcaacaaatcaCTTATCAAACACAATACCAACGTCCttatcaacagcagcaaccacagctgccccagccacaacagcaacaacaacatttccagcagcagcaagtgcagcGTCCCTCCATTCAATCTAATCAACAACCTTATCTGACGCCCAACATCTTTGTGCCctaccagcaacagcagcaacatttacCCCTCTTCCCACcgctagcagcagcagctgctggtAAATCGTCGCATCTGACTGCCACACGAGGCCAACAGCAGGCGGATCACTTGAATGTGCTATTGCCGGCATTGCCCAACGGTCTGATACCTGCACCAACTTTACAGGTGGCACAAAAGCGTAGCGACCTCAAAGTCAGCGAGTTGCAGTTGACTAGCAGCAACAaggagagcaacaacaacaaggacatGGATCAGGGGCAGGAGATTGCCTTCTACTCTGGCCGCACATCCTACCAGGTGCCGCAGAGCAGCGTTGGTCGTTTGCCGAACGATGTGACGCATCTGCGGCGTCTGCGCCAGCGTCGTTATTAA